One Candidatus Nitronauta litoralis genomic window, GGCTCGAATCGAAATTCAGGGGCATTGTGATGAACGCGGAACAAATAACTACAATCTCGGACTGGGTGAACGCCGTGCTCTGAGCACCAAGAAATTCCTCACAGCCCTGGGTGTTGATGCCAACCGCATTTTTACCATCAGCTATGGCGAGGAAAAACCATTTTGCTTTGATAGCAATGATGCCTGCTGGAATGAAAACCGGCGCGCTCATTTCATGGTTGCTCGTTAGTCGTTTCACCGACAACACTATCATTAGTTCTCTTCGTCGTTCGGCCGCAATGGGGATGTTCTCATTGCGGCCGATTTTTTTTGCCCTGTCCGGTGTGCGTTAAGATGCCTGTAATCGTTCAAGAAATTTTTTTGACGCCAAATAACACCTCATCTGTTGAGAAAGAAAAGTCAGTTTCCCGGTTTTCTCCAAAAGTCAGGCTGGGCCTTCAATTTAGCTGACTTTAGATTTTAGAATCTTCAGGCATTTCGTGGTACGCTAAAAATTCTCAGGGGATTTCCCCGGCAATTAATTAAATTCAATCCCCACCGCAGCAAAGAACCAAACTTAAACCTCAAGAATGTCTGTTCCATGTTTCCCGTCAGCGGTGCGCAAGCACCCCATCGTCAACTCCTTTCCGGAAGTGAACTATGAAACGCCTTTTTAACTTTTTTTGGATCTGTACTTTCCTGTCTTTGGTTTTGGGGGTGAATCCCTCTTCAGCCCAGTTATTTGGCAGTGATGAAAAAAACTGGGAGAAAGTTTTAATTGAACTAAAAAAAATTAATGCCCGGCTGGTGTCATTGCACAACAAGGATTTGCCGACGTTGCACCACAATCAGGCTGAAATGATGGATCAGGTTGGAAGCCTGCGCAGCATGTTGCCTTCTATCCAGGGAAAAATGGAAGAACTGAGATCCAACCAGTCGGAGCAATTGACTTCGGTGCAGGCACGTATTGGGCAGATCGAAACGTTCGTTCAGGGTGAAATGACCCGGCAGGCGGACCTGCAAAAAGGCGAGATGAACGGATTTAAAGTCGATGTGGCTGCTAAATTTGACCAACTCCGCCAGGGGATGGCGCAGGATATGGAGCAACTCGCCGCATCCAACCAGGGTCAGTTCGATCAGATGACCCAGAATAACCAGGCCGCGCTGGATGCGATGAAGCTCCAAATGGACAAGCAGGCCGACATGACCGTAAAAGTAATCGGCCAACTGACCAAAATTGTGGACGCCAATGCCAATCAGTTCCAAACACTCAATACCCGTCTGGACAGTCTTCAGCAAATGATTACCGCTAACTCTCAGGCATTGAATGCAGGTTTTGTTTCGATTGAATCCAATAATCGCGTGGTCAACGCCAACACGGATACCATCACCCGTGTACTCAAAAAAGGATTCACGGAACAGGAAAAAGTCCAAGCCGCTGTCGCTTCCATTGGTACTGAAATGTCCAAGGCCGGAGGGAATATCAAGTTGACACGGGATGCTATCGGAGCACTCAAGGACATACTCGATCCCAAACTGGATGTGATAGCCAATGGCCAGGCGGCCTTACAATCCAATATGCTGGGTGGACAAAAACATATCGCTGACCAGGTAGGAGCGATACAGTCCGGTCAGGTACAAATCACCGAGCGTTTTAACAAACTGGTCGAAACAACCCAGGCGATGCTAACGCGTTCCGGCCAGGTGGGAGAACGGCTGAACCAGCTTGGAGGAAAGCTTGAAACGGGTCAGGGCGATGTGCAGTTGAACAACCAGAAGCTGGGGAAACTCATTGACATCCTGAAAGCCATGGCGCAGGAGCAACAGAAGTTTGACCACTTGATCACAGGCCAGGGTCAGATCCAAACAGCCCTCGCAGGAGACAAACAGAAGATCGAGAATATAATCCTCGGCCTCGGGCAGGTTCACAAGATGGTTTCGGGTGAAGAGCAGAAGTTGAACCAGCTGATCAATGGGCAGAACGAAGTTCGTAAAGCGGTCATCGCTTCTTCTGCGCAATCCGGGCAGGTGTTGTCGGCAAGTCTGCAGGTGGAAAAAGCGGTGTCCGGAACTTCCGCAAGGATGGAACAAATCCTCAAAGGCAATCAGGTATTCAAGGATGCTCTCGTTGATTTAAGGAAGAAAGCTAATGTCAACATTTCACGTAATGATGCTATCCTTAAGGCCCTGAAACCGTAGGACCTGTTGAGTCACGGGCGGAAGCAGCACGTACAGCAACAAGTCGCTGATGTTTTTTAACAGGGCATGAAGGTGCTGCCCTCTTCAAAATTTTTTGCTGCACTATGGCACGAACAAAAACTGAATACGTTTGCCAGAGCTGTGGTCACAAAGTCCCCAAGTGGCTAGGCAAGTGCCCGGAGTGCGGCGATTGGAACACCTTTGCCGAGGAGGTCACTCGCCCAGCCTCTTCCTCTGCTAAACTGCGCAGCCGTTCCAACACTACCGCGCCTCCCAAAGTAATGTCGATCACGGATGTTGCCCCGGCCTCGTCTACGCGATTAGGCTCCGGAATCGGCGAACTCGATCGGGTTCTGGGCGGCGGCCTGGTCCCCGGTTCCCTGATCCTTCTGGGTGGTGATCCAGGGATTGGAAAATCTACTCTGGTGTTGCAAAGCCTGTTTGAAATGGCCAATGCAGGCAATCCGGTACTCTATGTTTCCGGCGAAGAATCTCCCGAACAAATCCAACTGAGAGCCAGCCGGCTCAACCGCCTTTCCGAAAACTTTCGCGTTTTTTCTGAAATCTGCCTGGAAGATATTCTTCGTGTTCTTGATGAAGAGAACCCGTCTGTTCTTGTGCTCGATTCCATTCAGACTTTTCACACAGCAGATCTCCCTTCAGCTCCGGGCAGTGTGGGGCAGGTGCGCGAGGTGGCTTTCAAGGTATTTCAGGAATGCAAAAGCCGCGGACTGCCAGTCTGGATCATCGGTCACATTACAAAAGAAGGAGCGATTGCCGGACCCAAATCGCTTGAGCATATTGTCGACACGGTGCTCTACTTCGAAGGGGAACGCGGCAATCATTTCAGAATTTTAAGAGCGATCAAAAATCGTTTTGGCGCAACACCCGAGATGGGGGTGTTCGAGATGAGCGACGAAGGCTTGAGGCCGGTGGAAAATCCTTCTGAATTGTTTCTGGCGGAACGACCGGCAGAGAGTCCGGGTTCCGTTATTGTCACCACCCTGGAAGGAACGCGTCCACTGCTGGTCGAAGTGCAGGCCCTGGTCAGCTCCTCCGCATCGGTAGGCATACCCCGCCGCATGGCCTCGGGTGTTGATCCCAACCGCATGTCCCTGCTGGTGGCCATCCTTGAAAAACGGCTGGGATTGCACTTGCAGGGTGAAGACATTTTCGTCAATATTGCGGGAGGATTAAAAGTGGCGGAACCGGGAATTGATCTCGGGTTGGCGGTCGCCATCGCCGGCAGTTTTCAGAACAAAGCGATTGATCCTTCGACCGTGTTGATTGGCGAGGTGGGGTTGACCGGAGAGGTACGTTCGGTAGGTCAGCTTGAAATCCGCTTGCATGAAGCGTCCCGCCTGGGTTTCACCCGTTGTCTGGTGCCCAAGGTGAACAAGAACGCCAACCTCAAGCCGCCAGCCGGATTACAGTTGGTGCAGGTGGCCTCTCTGGAACAGACTTTCGATACCGTGTTTGAATAGGATGAAAACATGAGCGGTTGGCAACATGTTGCAGCGATCATCACCGCAGGCGGACGAGGTGTTCGTATTGGGGGGGATGTACCCAAACAGTTTCTGGAACTGAATGGGAAACCGATCCTCGAACATACACTCGAAAATTTCAAGACGACCGGTCTGCTCGATGAAGTGGTATTGGTGGTGCCAGCAGACTCGGTAACACAGGTAGAGCAGGACTATAAAAGGTTTGATGGCTGGCTGACCCGCGTGGTGGCCGGGGGTTCTGAACGACAGGACTCCGTTGGCAACGGGTTGGATGCCCTGGGTCCGGAAGCCGATATCGTGCTGGTTCACGACGGGGTCCGCCCGTTTGTGACTTACGAGATGCTGTATCAATCCATCGAAACCGCGCACGCGGAAGGTGGTGCAATCTGTGCTATTCCTGTGAGCGACACTTTGAAACGCGCAGACGAAAAAGGCGTGGTGTCCGAGACGGTGGACCGCCAGGGTTTGTGGCGTATGCAAACTCCACAGACATTTTCCCGTCCGGTTTTAAAAGAAGCATTCGACCAGGCCCGGTCCGATGGATTTTATGGCACCGATGAAGGTATGCTGGTAGAACGTATCGGGCGGCCGGTAAAACTGGTGACCGGCTCCGAGTTCAATATCAAGATCACCCGTCCTGAAGATCTGGTGCTGGGACAACGCATCGCCGCTTTCTGGCAGGACTATGTGAGGCAGACGCAATGAAAAGTTTTCTGGTGGCAATGGCTGGCCTGGTCAGCCTGATATACTTGGTAAATCCAGGCGCAGGAATTATTGAAATCATTCCGGACAACATGCCGATAATTGGTAATCTCGATGAAGGTACCGCCGCTGCTGTCCTGCTGGCCGCGCTTCGCTATTATGGAGTGGATCTCACCGGTTTTCTCCGTAAGGGAATTAAAGAGCCTGATGAAAAAGATTCCCCGGAAAACGACAGGAAATGATTTTCATTTGCTCCGCTTCCTCTGAAATGGCATCTAATCCTTGATCAACAAATACGCCATCCGTTACCTGGCCCAACTCATTTTTCGAAAAATCACTGGAAGGAGAATCCCCATGTTATCCGTAGGTACAGAAGCCCCCGATTTCCTGGTCAACGATCACAACGGCAACCGCATTAACCTTAAGGAACTGCGCGGAAAGAAGGTCATCCTCTGGTTTTATCCAAAGGCGGACACCCCCGGCTGTACGATGGAAGGAAAAGGCTTCCGGGATGACTATATGAAACTTCAGGCCAAAAACACGCAGGTGTTAGGGGTCAGCCTGGACAATGAAGCCGACAACAAGGCCTTCGCGGAAAAGTTTGAATTTCCTTATCCGTTGTTGTGTGATGTGGGCCGCGAAATTTCCATGGCGTATCATGCCATTCAGAGCAAGGACGATGGCTACGCCAACCGGATCACTTACGTGATCGACGAGCAGGGAATAATTGCCGAAGCGATTGAAGAGGTGGACACCAAAACCCATTCCAGTGATTTGTGCTCACGCCTGTGAGCGGGATGAATTTGTAGAAGATCAAAATCCTGTATAGGTGGGGATAAATCGAAAGGTTTAATTTTTTCCCTCCCCTTGTAAGGGGAGGGTGTGGGAGGGGGCATGAATACAACCTCCCCTGTATCCTTTCCTATATTAAGGAGAGGAAGTTTAGATAAAATTTCCGTTTTTTTTGATTTATTAATGCTCCGTATTAAATAACACGCATCCCGTAATCTCAGTGAATAAACAAAGCCGAGGCTTGACCACCAAGGCCGGGGCAGATACTATACGGGTTTTTTAACACTGGAGTTGAAATGGCCTACAAGGATTATATTAAGTTCGTCAATAAGCTGAGTCAGAAGGAACGCAGCACCAAGCGTTCCATCATGCGCGAACCGATTTCCCAGGTCGATTTCGACAAGATCAAAAATGTCGCCGACCTTGTCGATGCCTATAAAGACTCTTCCATCCAGGCCCGCAACGTAGGCACCTGCGCAGATATTTTCGTCCGTATGCTTCAGGATAAAGAACGACCCACTATCATGCTGGGTCTGGCCGGACCCCTCATCGCCGCAGGCTTGAGGAAGGTGTTGCGCGACATGATCCACCACAACATGGTGGACGTGATTGTTTCAACCGGTGCCATTCTCTACCAGGATTTTTATCAGGCCCTGGGCGCCCAGCATTTTCGCGGCTCGGCAGAAGCAGACGACACGGTTCTTCGCGACCTGTTGATCAACCGGATTTACGACACCTATGTCGACGAAGAGAAGTTTGCTGAATTCGATTCGCTCATTGGGGAATTTGCAGACAGTCTGGAGCCGCGTTCGTATTCGTCCCGGGAATTCATTGGTAAATTGTCTGAGGTGGTAGACGACAAGAATTCGATTCTGGTGACAGCCCGTAAGAAAGGCGTGCCCATCTTTTGTCCTGCGATCAGTGATTCGAGTATCGGGATAGGCCTGACCGAGCATTACTTCCAGGCGAAGAAAAACGGAAGACAGCCCATCACCATCGATACGATCCGCGATAATTACGAAATCACACAGATGGTGGTGAAGTCCAAACGCACCGCCGCGTTTTATGTCGCAGGCGGGGTGCCTAAAAATTATATTAACGATTCGATTGTGATGTCTTATGTTTTTGGCAAAAGTACCGGCGGACACAAGTACGCACTGCAAATGACCACCGATTCCCCGCACTGGGGCGGGTTGAGCGGCAGTACCCTGGC contains:
- the radA gene encoding DNA repair protein RadA, producing the protein MARTKTEYVCQSCGHKVPKWLGKCPECGDWNTFAEEVTRPASSSAKLRSRSNTTAPPKVMSITDVAPASSTRLGSGIGELDRVLGGGLVPGSLILLGGDPGIGKSTLVLQSLFEMANAGNPVLYVSGEESPEQIQLRASRLNRLSENFRVFSEICLEDILRVLDEENPSVLVLDSIQTFHTADLPSAPGSVGQVREVAFKVFQECKSRGLPVWIIGHITKEGAIAGPKSLEHIVDTVLYFEGERGNHFRILRAIKNRFGATPEMGVFEMSDEGLRPVENPSELFLAERPAESPGSVIVTTLEGTRPLLVEVQALVSSSASVGIPRRMASGVDPNRMSLLVAILEKRLGLHLQGEDIFVNIAGGLKVAEPGIDLGLAVAIAGSFQNKAIDPSTVLIGEVGLTGEVRSVGQLEIRLHEASRLGFTRCLVPKVNKNANLKPPAGLQLVQVASLEQTFDTVFE
- the ispD gene encoding 2-C-methyl-D-erythritol 4-phosphate cytidylyltransferase gives rise to the protein MSGWQHVAAIITAGGRGVRIGGDVPKQFLELNGKPILEHTLENFKTTGLLDEVVLVVPADSVTQVEQDYKRFDGWLTRVVAGGSERQDSVGNGLDALGPEADIVLVHDGVRPFVTYEMLYQSIETAHAEGGAICAIPVSDTLKRADEKGVVSETVDRQGLWRMQTPQTFSRPVLKEAFDQARSDGFYGTDEGMLVERIGRPVKLVTGSEFNIKITRPEDLVLGQRIAAFWQDYVRQTQ
- a CDS encoding DUF1232 domain-containing protein; its protein translation is MKSFLVAMAGLVSLIYLVNPGAGIIEIIPDNMPIIGNLDEGTAAAVLLAALRYYGVDLTGFLRKGIKEPDEKDSPENDRK
- a CDS encoding peroxiredoxin, with product MLSVGTEAPDFLVNDHNGNRINLKELRGKKVILWFYPKADTPGCTMEGKGFRDDYMKLQAKNTQVLGVSLDNEADNKAFAEKFEFPYPLLCDVGREISMAYHAIQSKDDGYANRITYVIDEQGIIAEAIEEVDTKTHSSDLCSRL
- a CDS encoding deoxyhypusine synthase family protein is translated as MAYKDYIKFVNKLSQKERSTKRSIMREPISQVDFDKIKNVADLVDAYKDSSIQARNVGTCADIFVRMLQDKERPTIMLGLAGPLIAAGLRKVLRDMIHHNMVDVIVSTGAILYQDFYQALGAQHFRGSAEADDTVLRDLLINRIYDTYVDEEKFAEFDSLIGEFADSLEPRSYSSREFIGKLSEVVDDKNSILVTARKKGVPIFCPAISDSSIGIGLTEHYFQAKKNGRQPITIDTIRDNYEITQMVVKSKRTAAFYVAGGVPKNYINDSIVMSYVFGKSTGGHKYALQMTTDSPHWGGLSGSTLAEAQSWGKINKKANFCQAFVEPSVSLPLIAGYAMQKKAAKARSRLSIKWNGDKLKELKVVKKKAR